From Coraliomargarita sinensis:
CTCCGAATTAAGGAACACGAAGAAAAATATCGAGTACTGCTACGACCGGGTGGCGGAGCGATACATGTCTTTTTTCAAGTCCATGGAGGACGAGTACCTGAAGGAACGGGTGGCCGACATCCGTGATGTGTCCAGGCGCCTCTTGCACAACCTTACCGGCACCCAGAAGGTCAGCCTGCGGGATTTGTCGGGCGATTGTATTCTGGTCTCTGAAGATATCTCGCCCTCTGATGCTGCCGATATGGCCCGGGAAAAGCTGTTGGCTTTCGCCACGGATGCAGGTGGTAAAACCAGTCACTCGGTCATCATGGCCCGCTCTCTGGGAATTCCCGCCGTGGTTGGTTCGCACGATGCGACCAAGCGGATCAAAACGGGAGATCAGATTCTGATCGACGGTCACGATGGCGTGATCGTGATCAATCCATCGCAAGACCGCTTGTATAAGTACGGGAAACTCGCCACGGAACGGAAGAAGCGTGACGAGATTATCATCAAGGTAATTGATCAGCCCAGCGCTTCCAAGGATGGCGTGCCCATCGCCCTGATGGCCAACGTTGAAGGTGCGCGTGAGATGGAGCACGTGAATGCCATGAATGCGGACGGCGTGGGTTTGTTTCGCACGGAAGGGATTTTTCTGAGGCACCACGGATATCCGCCGGAATCCGTACAGTATGATGAATATCTCGCGGTTGCTGAGGCTGCGGGAGATAATCCTGTGATTGTGCGGACGCTCGACATTGGTGGCGATAAGACCATCGACGACGACAATGTGAAGGATGACAGCTCCTTTATGGGTTTCCGGGCGATTCGTTTCTGTCTGGAAAATCTGGATATTTTCAAGACTCAGATCCGCGCCATCCTTCGGGCCAGTGCCAAAGGGAACGTGAAGATCATGTATCCCATGATCAGTGGGGTGCTTGAGCTGCGCAAAGCCAATGAAGTTCTTGAATCGGTGAAGCAGGAACTTCGTTCCGAAGGAATTGATTTTGATGAAAATATCGAAGTGGGCGCCATGGTCGAAGTGCCCAGTGCCGCCATGATCATCGATATTATCGCCAAGGAAGTGGATTTTCTCAGTATCGGGACCAATGATTTGATTCAGTATTTGATGGCGGTGGATCGCCTCAACGACCGGGTCGCCCACCTTTATCAGCCGGCGCATCCGGCAGTCCTGCGCTCCCTGAAGTCGATTATCGATGGCGGCCGTGAAGCGGGCATCCCGGTCAGCATTTGTGGCGAGATTGCCGGTGAGCCAGCTTTTGCCGCGTTACTTCTCGGGATGGGAGCCAGTTCCCTTAGTATGACGGCAAATCTGCTGCCGGAGGTGAAGTATTTTATTCGAAATATCAATCAATCCGAGGCCATTGCTCTGGTCGAAGAGGTGATGGCTCTGGGAGATTCCGATGCCAATGCCAAGGCGCTTGAAGCGTTCCGTCGTGAAAAGATGGGG
This genomic window contains:
- the ptsP gene encoding phosphoenolpyruvate--protein phosphotransferase, producing the protein MSSESSQNEIILEGIAASPGVAHGPALVYLQKQLDVPCYDLQESAIETELERFDQAILETRAEITSIRDKIASTLGEGEARIFDAHLLVLEDSALLEEVTSELRNTKKNIEYCYDRVAERYMSFFKSMEDEYLKERVADIRDVSRRLLHNLTGTQKVSLRDLSGDCILVSEDISPSDAADMAREKLLAFATDAGGKTSHSVIMARSLGIPAVVGSHDATKRIKTGDQILIDGHDGVIVINPSQDRLYKYGKLATERKKRDEIIIKVIDQPSASKDGVPIALMANVEGAREMEHVNAMNADGVGLFRTEGIFLRHHGYPPESVQYDEYLAVAEAAGDNPVIVRTLDIGGDKTIDDDNVKDDSSFMGFRAIRFCLENLDIFKTQIRAILRASAKGNVKIMYPMISGVLELRKANEVLESVKQELRSEGIDFDENIEVGAMVEVPSAAMIIDIIAKEVDFLSIGTNDLIQYLMAVDRLNDRVAHLYQPAHPAVLRSLKSIIDGGREAGIPVSICGEIAGEPAFAALLLGMGASSLSMTANLLPEVKYFIRNINQSEAIALVEEVMALGDSDANAKALEAFRREKMGNLA